The proteins below are encoded in one region of Conexivisphaerales archaeon:
- a CDS encoding 50S ribosomal protein L3 yields MGHRKHSAPRRGSLAFAPRSRAKSLLPRVRTWAKPATKGEPSLAGFIAFKAGMLHLVTVDDREKTPNFGKPLFIPATVLSVPAVRVYGVRAYSSADGESFALKDVYDPSFELFSKSKKKKQDVNADLTKLKELASDITEIRVLAAVYPKEVGLSQKKPILYEIPVLGADMVKNIDYAAQLLGKNVQPHKSLSAGTFVDVAAVTKGKGFEGPVTRFGVKRKQHKSRKSVRAVGVLSPWHPHDVMYTVPRAGQMGFHQRVEYNHKVMIAGSEESNPITPAGGFMHFGRLKGDYIVVNGSVPGTAKRPVVVRLPVRPKGKQVKPPQVIFTSTKAVASQ; encoded by the coding sequence ATGGGTCACAGAAAGCACAGCGCTCCGAGGAGAGGTTCTCTAGCCTTCGCACCCAGAAGCAGGGCGAAGAGTCTGTTGCCCAGGGTCAGGACCTGGGCCAAGCCTGCAACCAAGGGTGAACCCTCGCTCGCTGGATTCATAGCCTTTAAGGCCGGTATGCTTCATCTGGTTACTGTTGACGACAGGGAGAAGACCCCAAATTTTGGCAAGCCTCTGTTCATACCTGCAACAGTTCTTTCAGTCCCGGCTGTAAGAGTGTATGGTGTCAGGGCATATTCCTCTGCTGACGGAGAGAGTTTTGCGCTGAAGGATGTTTACGACCCGTCGTTTGAGCTCTTCAGCAAGAGTAAAAAGAAGAAGCAGGATGTGAATGCAGATTTAACCAAGCTGAAGGAGCTTGCTTCTGATATTACGGAGATTAGAGTATTAGCAGCAGTATATCCGAAGGAAGTCGGGCTCTCCCAGAAGAAGCCGATTCTTTACGAGATACCTGTTCTGGGGGCAGATATGGTTAAGAATATAGATTATGCTGCCCAGCTTCTTGGAAAAAATGTTCAACCGCACAAGAGTTTGAGTGCAGGAACTTTTGTTGATGTTGCTGCTGTCACCAAGGGTAAAGGGTTTGAAGGACCAGTTACAAGGTTTGGAGTGAAGAGAAAGCAGCACAAGTCCAGGAAGAGCGTGAGGGCTGTTGGCGTTCTGAGCCCTTGGCACCCTCACGACGTAATGTACACAGTTCCAAGGGCAGGCCAGATGGGCTTTCATCAGAGGGTAGAGTACAATCATAAGGTGATGATTGCAGGCTCTGAGGAAAGCAATCCGATTACTCCTGCAGGAGGGTTCATGCACTTTGGCAGACTTAAGGGTGATTACATAGTAGTCAATGGTTCTGTTCCTGGAACTGCAAAGAGGCCCGTCGTGGTTAGGCTTCCCGTCAGACCGAAAGGAAAACAGGTAAAGCCTCCTCAGGTGATATTTACGAGCACAAAAGCGGTGGCTAGCCAATGA
- a CDS encoding 50S ribosomal protein L23 yields MNLDEAYRIIKIPYVTEKTFSMIEKQNKLVFLVDDRATKRAIKEAIEKIYEVRVIKVNVLRTATGKKAYVTFSPDHPASELASKLGVL; encoded by the coding sequence ATGAATCTTGACGAAGCATACAGGATAATAAAAATCCCCTATGTGACTGAAAAGACCTTCTCGATGATAGAGAAGCAGAACAAACTTGTCTTCCTGGTGGATGACAGGGCAACGAAGAGAGCGATCAAGGAAGCTATAGAGAAGATATACGAGGTCAGAGTTATCAAGGTTAACGTGCTGAGAACTGCTACAGGCAAGAAAGCATATGTAACCTTCTCCCCAGACCATCCTGCATCAGAGCTTGCTTCGAAGCTAGGTGTGCTTTAG
- a CDS encoding 30S ribosomal protein S19, translating into MPREFRYRGYSIEQLQEMPLEQVLNLMPSRQRRTLNRELSHEKKKLIEKVRAGNGEKIRTHARDMVILPFMVGLTINVYNGKEFVPIEIKPEMVGHYLGEYSNPIKKVVHGTPGIGASRSSLYVPLK; encoded by the coding sequence ATGCCTCGGGAATTCAGATATAGAGGTTACAGCATAGAGCAGCTTCAGGAGATGCCGCTAGAGCAGGTTCTAAACCTGATGCCGAGCAGGCAGAGGAGGACTCTGAACAGGGAACTCAGTCACGAAAAGAAAAAGCTGATCGAGAAGGTGAGGGCAGGAAACGGTGAAAAGATAAGGACACATGCAAGGGATATGGTGATACTTCCTTTCATGGTCGGGCTTACTATAAACGTTTACAACGGAAAGGAGTTTGTACCCATAGAGATAAAGCCTGAGATGGTAGGGCATTACCTTGGCGAGTACTCTAACCCTATAAAGAAAGTAGTCCATGGAACTCCTGGTATAGGTGCAAGCAGAAGTTCGCTTTATGTTCCTCTCAAATGA
- a CDS encoding 50S ribosomal protein L2 has protein sequence MGKRILVRRRGKAGLQWLAPKRGKISPVSYPSIDSSLTMGATVAAILHERGRAAPLAKLQLDNGTTCWIPAVSGLEQGQRITIGPMAPPSTGNILPLSRIPEGTSVCNIEAHYGDGGKYVRVAGSSAIVFSQSGAKTVVKFPSGRSLFIDSSARATVGIVAGGGRVEKPFLKAGNRLKYMRARGKAYPKVRGVAMAVVHHPFGGGRHQHPGKSTSTARMTPPGRKVGHIAPKRTGRGRAARQQQQQQQQQAK, from the coding sequence TTGGGTAAGAGAATCTTAGTAAGAAGAAGAGGAAAGGCGGGTCTGCAGTGGCTTGCTCCTAAGAGGGGTAAGATCTCCCCTGTCTCATACCCGAGCATAGACAGCTCTCTGACTATGGGAGCTACAGTGGCAGCTATTCTGCATGAGAGAGGCAGGGCTGCACCTCTTGCCAAGTTGCAGCTTGACAATGGCACTACATGCTGGATACCTGCAGTGAGCGGTCTGGAGCAGGGGCAGAGAATAACCATAGGGCCTATGGCACCTCCGTCAACAGGCAATATACTGCCGCTATCCAGGATTCCAGAAGGTACATCGGTCTGCAACATTGAAGCTCACTACGGTGACGGCGGCAAATATGTCAGGGTTGCAGGTTCTTCAGCGATAGTCTTCTCTCAGAGCGGAGCAAAGACTGTGGTCAAGTTCCCTTCAGGCAGAAGTCTGTTCATAGACTCTTCTGCAAGGGCGACTGTCGGTATAGTGGCAGGAGGGGGAAGAGTTGAAAAACCATTCTTGAAGGCTGGAAACAGGCTCAAGTACATGAGAGCAAGGGGAAAGGCATACCCGAAAGTAAGGGGAGTGGCAATGGCAGTTGTTCACCATCCTTTCGGAGGGGGAAGGCACCAGCATCCTGGCAAGTCCACTTCAACGGCAAGGATGACTCCGCCAGGCAGAAAGGTTGGCCACATAGCCCCAAAGAGGACCGGAAGGGGAAGGGCTGCAAGGCAGCAGCAACAACAGCAACAACAACAAGCCAAGTAA
- the rplD gene encoding 50S ribosomal protein L4, which yields MSLIVYDVEGNKSSEVKVQDYFNYPVSMRLINKAFWLVWSHSLQRKGRDPYAGERTSAQSWNTGRGVSRVARVKGERSPRAGQAAGVAGVVKGRLAKQPSSEKVVYLHINKKERHAAFLSALSAAFSKNYVVARGHKIADETQVPLVVEDSLQELNKAAKLRQFFEKIGVLDDIRRAARRKKRSGKAEWRGRARKEGRGPLLVISEDKGISRAAAAFPGVEVVRAKDLSILHLAPGAVPGRLCIFTLSALEDLKRRVSQDES from the coding sequence ATGAGTCTTATAGTGTATGATGTGGAGGGTAACAAATCTTCAGAAGTGAAGGTTCAAGACTATTTCAACTATCCAGTCAGCATGAGGCTGATAAACAAGGCCTTCTGGCTGGTCTGGTCTCATTCTCTTCAGAGAAAGGGGAGAGACCCGTATGCAGGAGAGAGGACGAGCGCACAATCTTGGAACACAGGGAGGGGTGTTTCAAGGGTAGCCAGGGTGAAGGGAGAGAGAAGCCCCAGAGCTGGTCAGGCCGCAGGGGTTGCTGGAGTGGTTAAAGGGAGGCTGGCAAAGCAGCCCTCATCTGAAAAGGTTGTCTACCTTCATATAAACAAGAAGGAAAGACATGCAGCATTTCTATCCGCTCTTTCAGCAGCCTTCTCCAAGAATTATGTGGTAGCCAGGGGGCATAAGATTGCGGATGAGACTCAGGTCCCTCTTGTAGTTGAGGATTCGCTTCAGGAGCTGAACAAAGCTGCCAAGCTCAGGCAATTTTTCGAGAAGATTGGAGTTTTAGACGATATCAGAAGGGCCGCAAGGAGGAAGAAGAGGTCAGGTAAGGCCGAGTGGAGAGGCAGGGCAAGGAAAGAAGGAAGGGGCCCCCTGCTTGTGATCTCGGAGGACAAAGGAATCTCAAGGGCGGCTGCTGCCTTTCCTGGGGTTGAAGTTGTGAGGGCGAAAGACCTGAGCATACTTCACTTGGCTCCTGGAGCAGTCCCTGGAAGGCTCTGCATATTCACTTTATCTGCACTCGAAGACCTTAAGAGGAGGGTTTCACAGGATGAATCTTGA